The DNA sequence GGCCGGTCGATACTTTGTCCATGACCCCGTTGGCCAGGGCGACAAAGTCGGCCAGGGCGGTGATTTGTTGGTGGAAGGCGGTGGCGGCATCGCCCTTGAGCCCCTTGGTTTGCTCCTTGCAGCGCTGCAGCGCCTGGAGCGCGGGTTCGATCTCGCGCCGTTTCCGCTCGCGCACGATGATGGTGAACATCTTCCAGACATCTTTCTCGGCCTCGAAGTATTCCTTTCTTTCGCCCTTGCGGATCACGCTGCGGACCAGCCCCCACCCACAGAGTTCACGCAGGTTCATGTGGGCATTGCCGCGACTGATCTTCAATTCCTCCATGACCTCGTCCGTGGTCAGGGCCTGGGGGGTGGTGATGAGCAGGGCATGGATCTGGGCCATGGTGCGGTTGATCCCCCAGGCGCTGCCGATCGTCCCCCACTGGGTGACGAATTCGTCCCGGGCCTGCTCCAGTGTGGGATGGGGATCGCTCATTTGTATTTTCAATAAATACTGAAAATACGATAAATGTCAAGCTTCTAGGGCGCAGGCCCGATGACGGTAAACCAAGACCGGGATTGTCGGAGGGGCACCGGTCCTCCAGCTTGGAGCGCATGTGGATCTGGTCCGGAGTTCTATGGCTGCTGGTTTGGGTCGGCGCGGCCGCGGCGGTCCAAGAACCGATCGTGGTCCGGGCGGATGCTGACCGGGCGGGGGTCTCACCCACGGTCCCCTCCTCCCGGCTGGAACTGGAACGGCTGGCCGGTGCGGTCTCGGTGGAGGAACTGGAAAGGGTTCAGGAGGGTGCCCCAGCCACGCTCGCCGACAGTCTTCTCGAAGTCCCCGGTCTATACAGCCGTTCGCGCAACGGCTCCGCCCAGACGCGCTTTTCCCTCCGCGGCAGCGGCCTGGCCCGAAATGCCGACACCCGCGGGATCGCCCTGCAGCTCGACGGCCTGCCGCTCAACGTGTCGGATGCCGACTTTGATTTTCTCGGGGCGGTCGAACCCCTCGCCCTTTCCCATGTCCGGGTGTTCCGCAGCGCCAATTCGGCAGGAGGAGTGACCAACGCGCTGGGTGGTTCGTTGGACTTCATCACCCGGACCGGCCGCGATCTCCCCCAAGCCGAAGCGCGGACGGAATTCGGCAGCTATGGCAGCTATCGCCAACACGTCGCCGGAGGCTGGGCCACGGATACGGTCGATGGCTTTGCCTCCCTGACCAACTCCACCGCCGATGGCTTCCGGCAGCACGGCCAATTGAACCGCCAACACGCCACCGTCAACCTCGGCTGGGGTGATCCGGGTCACTGGGAAAACCGTTTGTACTACACCGGATTCCAGAGCGACGAAGAATTGCCCGGTGCCCTGACCCTGGCGCAGATCGGCCGTGACCGCCGACAGGCCGCCTCCAGCCCGGCCCCCGCCTTCGACCGCGTGCTGGCCGATTGGCGCGATGAATTGGTGTGGCACCGCGTGGCCGACCGGTTTGCCTGGCAGGGGACGGACGACCGCATCGAGGGCGGGGCCTGGTTCACCGCTTCCTCCATCCGCAATCCCCGCAACCGGGTTTTTGACACCGACGGCTGGGACAGCGGGGCGCGCGTGAAGTGGACCCGCGAGGCAGAACTGGCCGGACGTCCACAGCTCTTTTCCGCAAGCCTGACCGGCGGCGCGGCGGGCAATGAGGAAACGAGCTACGAAAACACCGGCGGGGGCAATCGGGGTGCCGTGGTCGACGACACCAGGGACCGTTTTGCCAACTCTGACTTGTTCCTCCAGCATGACGTCGAATTCGTCGATCGGTGGCATCTGGTGACCTCGCTCCACATGGGTTACGCCCTGCGCGCACTCTCAGACCGGGTGGTGGGTGCGGGCGAGCAGCGGACCGCCGACGAAGTCGATTATTTCCTGGTCAATCCGGCCATCGGGGTGGTCTTCCGGCCCGTGGATGACGTGCAAGTGTATGCCAACGCCGCGCACGCCCAGGAACCCCCGACCCAAGCCGACCTCTACCGGGTGGGTGCCGCCAACTTTTTCCCGCTCGATGTCCAGCAATCCACCACTCTGGAAATCGGCTCGCGCGGGACTTTCGGGAAACTGGCCTGGGACGCGGCTTTTTACCACGCCTGGCTGGAGGATGAATACCTCATCACCGAGAATGCCCCGGGTTCCACCGACACCCGCAACACACCGGAATCCATCCATCGTGGCATCGAATCGGAAGTGTCCTGGGAATTCCTCCAGCCGGTGGACAACGTCGCCGGCCATTCGGTGCGGCTGACACAACAGGCCACCTGGAACGACTTCCACCTCGTCGGTGATCCCCAATTCGGCAGCAACCGCATCGCCGGGGTGCCGGAAGTGGTCCTGCGCAGCGCTTTGGAGTTGCGACATGGATCCGGCTTTTATCTGGTGCCCGAGGTGCAGGTGCAACCGTTGGGGATCCCGGTTGATTATGCCAACAGCTTGAAGAGCGACGCCTTTGCGCTCTTCGGGTTTCGGGCAGGCTATGGCAAACCACAGGGGATACAGGTGTTTTTCGAAGCGCAGAACCTCGGAGATGATACGTTCATCGCCGACGTCTCCGTCATCGCCGATGCCGGCGGTGCGGACCGGCGGGTTTTCTTCCCGGGAACGGGTCGCGCCTTCTATGGCGGGGTCTCTTGGAAGTGGTGAGCTCGTAAAAATCGGCGTGCGTTGGCAAAGCGGGGAGGCACAATCCACCGCTCATGACTGCCCCTTCCCTCACCGGTCAGCCCATCGTGATGGGTGTGCCCGGCCCCGAACTGACCGATGGCCTGCGCGACCTCATCCGCCGCGTCCAGCCCGGTGGGTTCATCCTCTTCGGACGCAATCTGGCCTCGGCCGAGCAGGTCTACCGGCTCATTTCGGAGTTCTACGAACTCTGCCACCAGACCCCCATTGTGACGATCGACCAGGAAGGAGGACGGGTTTCGCGCCTCAAGTTGATCGGCCAGGAACCGCCCTCCGGCTACGATCTTTGCCTGGCCGGGCGCGAAGACTGGTGTGAGGAGCATGGTGTGCTGACGGGACGCTTGCTCAAGCTCTTCGGCTTCAACCTCAATCTCGCCCCGGTGGTCGATTGGAGCATCGATGAGGAGCGGGACAATTCCCTGCGCGGCCGCTGCCTCGGCCGCACAGTGGAAGAAGTCCAGCGCAACGCCTCGGCCTTCCTAAGGGGAATGGAATCGCAGGGCGTGCGTGGCACGGCCAAGCATTTCCCGGGCTACACCTACTGCGCCCTCGACCCCCACGGGGAACTGCCTCGCATCGACCGCACCCGCGCCGAAATGGAGAAAGAAGAACTGCAAAGCTTCCGCAATTTCCTCCACGCCTCCGCCTTCATGGTCGGGCATGGATTCTTTCCCGCCTGGCACAGCGACGCCCTCCCGGCTTCGCTTTCGCGCAAAGTGGTGACCGATCTCCTCCGCGGGGAACTGGGCTACCGCGGGCTGGTCATGACCGACGACCTGGAAATGGGCGCCATCGCCAACCATTACCCGAGCGAGTCGGCCACCCGGCTCGCCATGGAGGCCGGGCATGACATCCTGCTTTACTGCCACAACCCGGCCTGCGTGCAGATCGCGAGTGATGTGTTGGAGTCACTGCCGTCCACCTTGTTGGAGCCCGCCCTGGCCCGCATCTCCGCCTTCAAAAAAACCGTGGTCTCGATACCGCCGGCCTTCGACGCCCAAGCCTTTGCCGCCATCAACGACGGGATCAGAGCCCTGCGGGAAAAAGTTCGCGCGCAGGTGGGGAAATGACCCGGGCCCGACGGCTGGTGGATGCAGTTGTCCAAGAACGACTCTCACAAATCCCGGGGTGGTCGTTGAAAGACGGCAAGCTCCACCGGGAATTCAAGTTTGCCAATTTCGTGGAAGCCTTTGCGTTCATGACCGCCAGTGCCTTGGAAGCGGAGAAGTTGAACCACCACCCCGAGTGGTCGAATGTCTGGGCCACGGTCAAAGTCGACCTGACCACCCATCATGCCCAAGGCATCACGGACCTGGATTTTGAATTGGCCTCGCGCATGGAAGTCCATGCCCGCACCAACGGCGAAGCCTGACGGGCCCGGCCGGGTCCTTCACGCGTCGGGCAGATCGATGAGCAGGAATTCCGACTCTTCGGAGGCTTCGAGGAGCAGATCCGTTTCCCCTTCCACTGCGGCGCCGTCACCAGTGCCCAGAGTTTGCCCGTTCAGCTTCAACGCACCCCGGACGATCTGGATCCAAGCCTGTCGTGGAGAAGGCAGCGCGTGTGTGACACGGCGACCCGGTTCCAGAATCGAGGCATAGACGACGGCGTCTTGTTGCAGCGTCACCGACCCCTCCCGCCCATCCGGGCTCAGGATGGGGTGCAGGCGGTTGAGTTTTTCCTCCCGGCTGAACTGCTTTTCCGCATAACCCGGATCCAGCCCACGGGCTTTGGGCTTGATCCAGATCTGCAGGAAATGGACAGCCTCGCTGGGCGATGGGTTGAATTCGCTGTGGGCGATGCCACGGCCCGCCGTGATCCGTTGCACGCCGCCCGCTCGGACGATGCTGCCGTGGCCCATGCTGTCGCGGTGTTGCAAAGCCCCCTCGACCACATAGGAGAAGATTTCCATGTCACGGTGGGGATGGGTGGGAAAGCCC is a window from the Candidatus Methylacidiphilales bacterium genome containing:
- a CDS encoding TonB-dependent receptor, producing MWIWSGVLWLLVWVGAAAAVQEPIVVRADADRAGVSPTVPSSRLELERLAGAVSVEELERVQEGAPATLADSLLEVPGLYSRSRNGSAQTRFSLRGSGLARNADTRGIALQLDGLPLNVSDADFDFLGAVEPLALSHVRVFRSANSAGGVTNALGGSLDFITRTGRDLPQAEARTEFGSYGSYRQHVAGGWATDTVDGFASLTNSTADGFRQHGQLNRQHATVNLGWGDPGHWENRLYYTGFQSDEELPGALTLAQIGRDRRQAASSPAPAFDRVLADWRDELVWHRVADRFAWQGTDDRIEGGAWFTASSIRNPRNRVFDTDGWDSGARVKWTREAELAGRPQLFSASLTGGAAGNEETSYENTGGGNRGAVVDDTRDRFANSDLFLQHDVEFVDRWHLVTSLHMGYALRALSDRVVGAGEQRTADEVDYFLVNPAIGVVFRPVDDVQVYANAAHAQEPPTQADLYRVGAANFFPLDVQQSTTLEIGSRGTFGKLAWDAAFYHAWLEDEYLITENAPGSTDTRNTPESIHRGIESEVSWEFLQPVDNVAGHSVRLTQQATWNDFHLVGDPQFGSNRIAGVPEVVLRSALELRHGSGFYLVPEVQVQPLGIPVDYANSLKSDAFALFGFRAGYGKPQGIQVFFEAQNLGDDTFIADVSVIADAGGADRRVFFPGTGRAFYGGVSWKW
- a CDS encoding glycoside hydrolase family 3 N-terminal domain-containing protein, translated to MTAPSLTGQPIVMGVPGPELTDGLRDLIRRVQPGGFILFGRNLASAEQVYRLISEFYELCHQTPIVTIDQEGGRVSRLKLIGQEPPSGYDLCLAGREDWCEEHGVLTGRLLKLFGFNLNLAPVVDWSIDEERDNSLRGRCLGRTVEEVQRNASAFLRGMESQGVRGTAKHFPGYTYCALDPHGELPRIDRTRAEMEKEELQSFRNFLHASAFMVGHGFFPAWHSDALPASLSRKVVTDLLRGELGYRGLVMTDDLEMGAIANHYPSESATRLAMEAGHDILLYCHNPACVQIASDVLESLPSTLLEPALARISAFKKTVVSIPPAFDAQAFAAINDGIRALREKVRAQVGK
- a CDS encoding 4a-hydroxytetrahydrobiopterin dehydratase — protein: MTRARRLVDAVVQERLSQIPGWSLKDGKLHREFKFANFVEAFAFMTASALEAEKLNHHPEWSNVWATVKVDLTTHHAQGITDLDFELASRMEVHARTNGEA
- a CDS encoding pirin family protein, translated to MIHLRKASDRGHTDFGWLDSRHTFSFGEYQDPAHIEFGPLRVINDDRVAGGGGFPTHPHRDMEIFSYVVEGALQHRDSMGHGSIVRAGGVQRITAGRGIAHSEFNPSPSEAVHFLQIWIKPKARGLDPGYAEKQFSREEKLNRLHPILSPDGREGSVTLQQDAVVYASILEPGRRVTHALPSPRQAWIQIVRGALKLNGQTLGTGDGAAVEGETDLLLEASEESEFLLIDLPDA